From one bacterium genomic stretch:
- a CDS encoding MOSC domain-containing protein, with protein MSHELRGRVAAVCVGAVGELDSSGRAIASAFVKRPVEGPVRVHGLGVEGDEHVYEGHGGEDAAVLVYSRDHYPFWRDLGVDIPDAGAFAENLTVDGLTEADVHIGDTFELGSCTVQVSEPRSPCYKIAARYGRKDISIVVQETGFTGYLMRVLQEGDVAAGDEMRLVERDTSHDWSVAEAGRVLNVDRNDLDSARRLLEIEALSAGIKRSLDARIARREKLGLDLDRLYLSGQVET; from the coding sequence ATGAGCCATGAGCTACGGGGGCGGGTGGCGGCGGTCTGTGTGGGCGCGGTCGGGGAGTTGGACTCCAGCGGCCGCGCCATCGCCAGCGCCTTCGTGAAGCGGCCCGTCGAGGGACCGGTGCGCGTTCACGGCCTGGGTGTCGAGGGTGACGAGCACGTCTACGAGGGCCACGGCGGCGAGGACGCGGCGGTGCTCGTCTACTCCCGCGACCACTACCCGTTCTGGCGCGACCTCGGCGTCGACATTCCCGACGCCGGGGCGTTCGCCGAGAACCTCACCGTGGACGGGCTGACCGAGGCCGACGTGCACATCGGCGACACCTTCGAGCTTGGATCCTGCACCGTGCAGGTCAGCGAGCCGCGGTCGCCCTGCTACAAGATCGCCGCCCGCTACGGCCGCAAGGACATCTCCATCGTCGTGCAGGAGACCGGGTTCACCGGCTACCTCATGCGCGTGCTGCAGGAGGGTGACGTGGCCGCCGGTGACGAGATGCGCCTCGTGGAGCGGGACACCTCGCACGACTGGAGCGTCGCCGAGGCTGGACGCGTCCTGAACGTGGATCGCAACGACCTCGACAGCGCCCGGCGGCTGCTCGAGATCGAGGCCCTCAGCGCGGGCATCAAGCGGTCCCTCGACGCCCGCATCGCCCGCCGGGAGAAGCTCGGCCTGGATCTCGACCGCCTCTACCTCTCGGGCCAAGTCGAGACCTGA